A window of Bos taurus isolate L1 Dominette 01449 registration number 42190680 breed Hereford chromosome 8, ARS-UCD2.0, whole genome shotgun sequence contains these coding sequences:
- the IFNAG gene encoding interferon alpha-G precursor (The RefSeq protein has 6 substitutions compared to this genomic sequence), whose product MAPAWSLLLALLLLSCNAICSLGCHLPHTHSLANRRVLTLLRQLRRVSPSSCLQDRNDFAFPQEALGGSQLQKAQAISVLHEVTQHTFQFFSVEGSAVVWDESLLDKLRDALDQQLTDLQFCLRQEEGLRGAPLLKEDSSLAVRKYFHRLTLYLQEKRHSPCAWEVVRAEVMRAFSSSTNLQERFRRKD is encoded by the coding sequence ATGGCCCCAGCCTGGTCCTTActcctggccctgctgctgctcagCTGCAACGCCATCTGCTCTCTGGGCTGCCACCTGCCTCACACCCACAGCCTGGCCAACAGGAGGGTCCTGATGCTCCTGCGACAACTGAGGAgggtctccccttcctcctgcctgcaGGACAGAAATGACTTTGCATTCCCCCAGGAGGCGCTGGGTGGCAGCCAGTTGCAGAAGGCTCAAGCCATCTCTGTGCTCCACGAGGTGACCCAGCACACCTTCCAGCTCCTCAGCGCAGAGGGCTCAGCCGCCGTGTGGGATGAGAGCCTCCTGGACAAGCTCCGCGCTGCACTGGATCAGCAGCTCACTGACCTGCAATTCTGtctgaggcaggaggaggggcttCGAGGGGCTCCCCTGCTCAAGGAGGACTCCAGCCTGGCTGTGAGGAAATACTTCCACAGACTCACTCTCTATCTGCAAGAGAAGAGACACAGCCCTTGTGCCTGGGAGGTTGTCAGAGCAGAAGTCATGAGAGCCTTCTCTTCTTCAACAAACTTGCAGGAGAGATTCAGGAGAAAGGACTGA